A stretch of Miscanthus floridulus cultivar M001 chromosome 13, ASM1932011v1, whole genome shotgun sequence DNA encodes these proteins:
- the LOC136499697 gene encoding uncharacterized protein → MDDAYVPLWKISKVCPCPKPKNGDHFRREVYIGVIDQISQELHNRFDEINMELLSCMSAFSPSKSFASFDAQKLHRLAEFYPNDFSNNNLVQLELQLDNYIDDVKRTECFQGLDNIVDLSVKLVDTNRHKVYDMVYSLLKLVLLLPVATASIERVFSALVIVKTKSRNKLGDIVLDNCLQTFIEWDIFFQVDEDDIIETFMSLRKRRINK, encoded by the coding sequence ATGGATGATGCTTATGTGCCCTTATGGAAAATTAGCAAGGTATGCCCGTGCCCGAAACCAAAAAATGGTGACCATTTTAGAAGAGAAGTGTAcattggtgtcattgatcaaattAGTCAAGAGCTTCATAATCGGTTTGATGAGATCAACATGGAGCTACTCTCTTGTATGTCAGCCTTTAGTCCTTCCAAGTCCTTTGCTTCATTTGATGCACAGAAGCTGCATAGATTGGCTGAATTTTATCCTAATGACTTCTCCAACAACAATTTGGTACAACTAGAATTACAACttgataattatattgatgacgTGAAACGAACTGAATGCTTCCAAGGTCTagacaatattgttgatctctcagttaagcttgttgaTACAAATAGGCACAAAGTGTATGATATGGTGTACTCGCTTCTCAAATTGGTATTGCTTTTACCGGTGGCAACTGCGAGCattgaaagggtattttctgcatTGGTTATAGTTAAAACAAAATCAAGGAATAAGCTAGGTGATATTGTTCTGGATAATTGTCTACAAACATTTATTGAGTGGGATATTTTCTTtcaagttgatgaagatgatataattgAGACATTCATGTCATTGAGAAAGCGACGGATCAACAAGTAA